The genomic stretch tttttatcaaagttttcacATCAAAACTGTCCTAGAACAACTTTTAGGgcttttcaaagaaatgatttGTAATGCTGTaatgcgtaaaaaaacgcgtaaattccggaatccacgtaaaaaaccgcgtaaattccggaatccgcgaaagaaatgccgcgtaaaaataaacccgcataaaaaaaccgcgtaaaaagcgaccttagtgtatatagtTTATTTAGGGCCATCGGTTTTTTTTGTCTCCTGTTTGCCCAGTGGTGCTCTGGGGCACCATTTAAAAACTTATGGAACAAGTGAACAAGaacaaaattgttaattttatggACCGTTACACTCAATGAACAATAGATCTAcataaaagttatttttattataaaaacgaATAATGAATGTTCTAGAAAAACAGTTGctaaaaacacacattatttttttatcgtaaaattCGGCTTTTCTTCTGTAGTTTTCTTGATAACAGTTCAAACATTGAAACAAGCTGACATTTGATATGCCAAGTTGAAAGTACATTAGAAATGCaagattttgtagaaaaaagaattcaaaataatttattttttgtcgagGTATAGTCATtacaattcttggtgctcttgagtcaccatgagcgggtaAGGGTTAAGAGTAACTCTAGACAGCAAATTAAATTGCAGTTCACGCATagaaaaagtaataagtaaggTTGAAAGCGAAAGAAAACGCACTAAGGCTacaaagaacaaaaaagtttcttGAAGGAGACCTTAGGGGACACCTCAGTATACCTAAAAACTTCAAAATCAATGCACTGTTAACTCGGGAAGACTGGATGGATAGGCAGTACAACTTTGAACGACGTCCAAGTGATTGAAGTGTGACTTGGCACTGAATGGGAATCAAGAGGGCCTAGCATTCAACCGGGCTCAACAGTTTCCTACACGCATGGCTCCAAGTTAAAAAACAGGGTTGGGGCTGCTGAGGTGACAGGCCCTGGAGTCAATCTATCAATACCGATGGGAGTGTGGCCAAAGGTATTTCACTCATAAATACAGGCAATAATCTAATGAGCTACAATTTGTGTATGTAAATATTGTATTTTTTCGGATAGTTAAGCTATCCGAGCTAGAAGCACTGAAATCCGTTTCCTGTTCTTCAAAATAAGTTTGGCATTGCATTCAGTTGCTACAGCCGGTGGCCAGAAATAGTAAAGTGAACTTATTCTGGGGTACCTGGGCATTGCGGCATtaaaaggaataaaaaagcCGATCTGTTGACGAGAAATGGATCGATGCAGTTATTCATAGTGCCAGAACCGAGGTGTGGAATCTCAGAAGGTGCCCTAAAAAAATGGAACTTACGAAGTGGGAAAAATCAATGATAGAAAACGTTTGGAAAAACAATCAAACAGTtcgacaatcgaaaagattcagTGCACCCCAAAAAACAGTGACCAGCGATTGCTCAGTATGTCAAAAAAGACGTATGTACCTTTACTGGCCTTGTAAACATTACTTTAAACAGATAGGTAAATTGCTATATGATACCTGTCGCTTTTGTAGCCTAGATAGAGAATCCTCGAAACATTTACTATGTGACTGCGAAGCACTCTCTCAAAAGAGAAGGTAGTTCTTCGATAAATACTTAATACAACCATTAGACGATGCCTAtattcagcaagtggaaaaCATTCAACCTAATAGTGATACGACACCCTGACGAGGCCTACATAAAATCGGGGCCCGTCACAAAAGATCAGTCTCACGGTGACCGTTCAGCTGGTGAGAGCAGTCGTAGGTTCTATTCAAGCACGTTGAAAACTTGAGTAGGATTCGTTTGGacgataaatatcgtaattaGTTTAAGACTACGTAATGTATGTCTTCTAAAGAACCGCGtctatcgaaattatttttttcaagcgtACTCGGGATTAGTAATAGACAAATATTTTAACACTTGTAAGCTTCGAGTAGTGGTTAGTTTTCGTGTGCGTCGCTTGCATAGATTCGCGGCATTTGACAAGAAAGATACTCAAGAGTTAACTTCGCGTGCAACAACGATTCAGttacttaccacggtgacacaacccttcctttccgtcgcagttgTGGACATGCAGTGGTAAACTACGtttccgacaacaacgactgttaaaCCTCCTTCCTGACAGTCTTTTTCCTCATTCTAACGGCCGGAACGAGGTAGCCGGTGCCGTTTTCGATTTATACAAAGCAGAAACCATTGGATTGTTGTATATCAAAGATGGTTAACTGATCCCAAGTATCCATTCACGCCATTTTCACTAGCTCAGctccatcacggagtagcaactatgaaatgtgcggtcgtcaagctcaagctaacTTTTGGTGGTTTTTGTCGTAGCAGCTAAATCAGAACCTTTAGCCATGTGCTAATGTAACATGTGCCGAAAAAAATTTAAGACCAGGGGAACAAATGTACCAAGCGATGACAGTTTTTGATGACATTCGAAAGCGTTCCTCTGTAACAGCAAAATAAAGAAGGCTGTCGGTAAGGTGCCGAGCAGTCTGTATTTTACTTCTTACATTTATTCTTCCTACAGCATTTTAAAACAGCCGTCACAAGACATTCGTTATAGGCAAataaaagaaaacagaaaaagaaaaacagaaaaagtattctgagaagacaaaaaaaaaggcTGTACTTTTGGAATGCCTGGTTAAGACGCAGTTCATATCAGCCGTCACCGTTAGAGTGAGAGTATTTTAGTAGTTGGTGAGCgtattaataataattattatcatTAAAAAAAAGCGTCAACGTTAGTTAGAGGGAACAAATATCTAGAGGAAAGTCTGCATAAAGAGATTACAATCATTTTGTGATGTTATTTTTCATTCTATTAGTTCGGCATGCTGACATGCTCAACTACGTTGAGTTTGTTACGTTCGCTGTGGTTGTTCTACATAATGCAGGTCAATGGATTTCACTGAATCGTAAAACTAGTAACCGACTAGTTTTTGTGACACGGAACCGTAAAACAAACGGAACACAAAACGCCACGTACTCTGTAAATATGTAGCAGTTcagcatacaacgagcgaacgcCGCGGGCTAGAACGCGGACGTAgcgtaaaattaatttttccccGTGACTCTGTGATTTATGTGACGTCGTCGCTCAAGTTACTAAATTGTTCCGTCCATTTTCTGAGAAGCCATGCATCTAAGTAAATAGAGCGCGCCCGTGCCACACATCGCAATCACGGATTTAGCGTGGTGAAATTGTGCCGAGAAGAATTTGTAAACCGTGTCTTTGTGATAGTCGCGACCGTTCGACCAAGATAATTAACGCATTCCTCGCTCGGCCGTCCCGGTTAATTTTGCGCCAGAGACCGGCTGAGATATCAAACAATAATATCTGATACATCAAGCGTGTCAAGCGTGACTTTTGTAGTAGGATCGAAAGAGTGATCTGAATTTGTGAAAGAAATGTTCAAGAgttattgaattttatgaaaTCTAGTTGTTGATAAGTTTACTTAcacttgtttattttcatttcaggTAAGATGATATAGAACGAAACGCGGCTgcattttcaattacaaaacatTGTGAGTATTCTTTTGTCAAATCTTTACACAGCAAAAGGCAGCCGCAATCCAAAGAAGAAAGTTAACAATTCAATTACCGTTTGATGTTGTTTGCACCGGTCTGTCTAACTATGAATCTGTTATCCCGCTAAGCGCTAACGGAAAAAAGTGTTCTGGTACCGCCTCTAAATCTGTGTAATCATTATGACAAACTCCTCGTAGTCGATCTGTCCGTCGCAATTAATGTCGGCCTCCCGCATCAACTGCTCCAGTTCCTCTTCCGACAGCTCATCACCGAACATTTTCAGTGCCTCTCGCAGTTCGTCGACAGAAATCAGTCCGTTTCCGTCGCGATCGAATATCTGAAAAGCCTCCCGCAGCTCCTCCTCGTTGTGACTCGCTTCCTCGTTGTGTCTGCCCATCATCGCCACAAAGTGTTCGAAATGTATCCTCCCCTGGCGATCGGTTTTCATTTTCTTCAACTGTTTTGCCAATTCCCTGTCGGTGATGGCTCTACCGAGTGACCGCATCACCGCTCCGAGTTCTTTGGGGGTGATAATGCCATCGCCGTCTGTGTCGAACAGAGCAAACGCATCACGTAATTCCACGATCAGTTCCGCCGTTAACTCTGGCTGGTTAGAGCTTTTCCGCAGTTCCGCGATCTGTGCCTCCGTTAAATCTGGCGGTTTGCAAGATTTAGAGCATTCTCCATGTTCACTCGGATCAGACATTTTGACGTTTGGTCCGTTAGACTGGTTACTGTGGTAGGATGTATCATCGCAAATAATAGAGAATCGTTTGAAAGCTGCATACACAATGGGTTTCGTGGTTCGTGAGCGCTGAGTATAATTCGAGCACTCGGGCAGTTGCGTTACCAATTTTATTCAGCTGTCAAAagcattttttgtttcgatGAATGTTTGTTTCAGTGCCACGAGAAAGTGTTTTGAATGTTTATTTGCATATGAAAACTAGCATAATAAATGCTTCGCAAGCGTTAAAATAATAAACT from Wyeomyia smithii strain HCP4-BCI-WySm-NY-G18 chromosome 3, ASM2978416v1, whole genome shotgun sequence encodes the following:
- the LOC129729474 gene encoding calmodulin-beta-like, producing MSDPSEHGECSKSCKPPDLTEAQIAELRKSSNQPELTAELIVELRDAFALFDTDGDGIITPKELGAVMRSLGRAITDRELAKQLKKMKTDRQGRIHFEHFVAMMGRHNEEASHNEEELREAFQIFDRDGNGLISVDELREALKMFGDELSEEELEQLMREADINCDGQIDYEEFVIMITQI